The window TTTTAATCGCACCTTTAGGATTAGCCGCCGTTATTTTTAATACCATCGCTGTGACGATTTCTACTTTTTTGGTCACAATGGTTTTCGATGCTATTGCGTTTTGGTTACAACAATCTCAAGATCCACGATATTTAGATCGCCCTTTAGATGGACAATTTCAGGGGGGAATAACCAGACAAAATGATCCTAATTATTTAGATAGAAGCGATCGGCAATAAGTACAGGCAAAATATACCACTAAAAGTCACTCGAAGGTATCAAAATGAAAACAGTATATATTTCTCAACAGGGATGTTATTTATGCTTAGAAA is drawn from Cyanobacterium aponinum PCC 10605 and contains these coding sequences:
- the csx18 gene encoding CRISPR-associated protein Csx18, whose protein sequence is MNNRFKGSLVKNIASAFINGLITLSLLLIAPLGLAAVIFNTIAVTISTFLVTMVFDAIAFWLQQSQDPRYLDRPLDGQFQGGITRQNDPNYLDRSDRQ